One stretch of Brettanomyces nanus chromosome 4, complete sequence DNA includes these proteins:
- a CDS encoding uncharacterized protein (BUSCO:EOG0934293V), whose amino-acid sequence MAKAVKAVKAAKAVKAVKTAKAAKAVKAVKTAKAVKTAKAALPDLSNLYEEVFNKFHALESRQIGEEEEEIEEQNNIASEDAISSKGEIINSDNEEILSPPTEPRKLSKRQFKQKYHAPLSILKAEVSRPEIVEWVDADAPDPRLLLYIKVQHNIMPIPNHWETNKGFLGSKRTSLEMAPFELPKFIRDTGILEMRDTTGENDESSLKQRMRERVQPKMGQLDMDFSKLYDAFFKYQTKPVLLGYGELYSGELDDRSSVRERRMAKYRPGKLSKKLKEALGMDSGSSVPPWIRRMRMLGSPPSYPYMRLDEEGNVIEEKGQSLGDPEERILYGAIQAEESDDSEDEDDEDDDEADDDGDDNDKAQPDTILEEYGDHKDTDTSTVKSSTAKSTTAKSTTEEQPDSTPKKLYTVLRETQSGEHDSMFGSEALAYELGESGKRGSEEEPRIQTKKARIDNKSRL is encoded by the coding sequence GCAGTGAAGACAGCGAAGGCAGCTTTACCGGATCTTTCAAATTTGTATGAAGAAGTGTTCAATAAATTCCATGCATTAGAGAGTCGACAGATtggagaagaggaggaagaaatagagGAGCAAAATAATATCGCATCTGAGGATgctatttcttccaaaggaGAGATCATCAACAGTGATAACGAAGAGATTCTGTCACCTCCCACCGAACCAAGAAAACTATCAAAGAGACAATTCAAACAGAAATATCATGCTCCATTATCAATACTCAAAGCAGAAGTGAGTCGACCTGAGATAGTTGAGTGGGTGGATGCGGATGCACCGGATCCTCGACTACTTCTATATATTAAGGTACAGCATAATATTATGCCTATTCCGAATCATTGGGAGACAAACAAGGGATTCTTGGGATCTAAGAGAACATCTTTAGAAATGGCACCGTTTGAACTACCAAAGTTCATACGAGATACCGGAATATTGGAGATGAGAGACACGACAGGAGAAAATGACGAGAGCAGCTTGAAGCAGAGAATGAGAGAAAGAGTTCAGCCAAAGATGGGACAGCTTGATATGGACTTTAGCAAATTGTACGATGCCTTTTTCAAGTACCAGACGAAACCTGTGCTTCTTGGATACGGCGAACTCTATAGTGGAGAGCTAGATGATCGAAGCAGTGTTCGTGAGAGACGAATGGCCAAGTATCGTCCCGGAAAGCTTAGTAAAAAGCTTAAGGAGGCATTGGGAATGGATTCTGGTTCTTCAGTACCACCATGGATTAGACGTATGAGAATGCTAGGTTCTCCTCCAAGTTACCCTTATATGAgattggatgaagaaggaaatgtcattgaagagaagggACAAAGCCTGGGGGATCCtgaagaaaggattttgTATGGAGCTATTCAGGCTGAGGAGAGTGACGACAGCGAAGACGAggatgacgaagatgacgacgaaGCCGATGACGACGGTGATGACAATGACAAAGCTCAGCCAGATACCATACTAGAAGAGTACGGAGATCACAAAGACACAGATACAAGTACGGTTAAATCAAGTACGGCCAAATCAACTACGGCCAAATCAACTACTGAGGAACAACCAGATAGTACTCCTAAGAAATTATATACAGTTTTACGCGAGACCCAGTCAGGAGAGCATGACAGTATGTTTGGATCAGAAGCTTTAGCATATGAATTAGGAGAAAGCGGGAAACGTGGGAGTGAGGAAGAACCACGAATTCAAACCAAGAAAGCTAGAATAGACAACAAGTCCAGGCTTTAG
- the NUO78 gene encoding NADH dehydrogenase (ubiquinone) 78K chain precursor, 5-prime end encodes MLSRRTISGMSLRRLFHSASYALKEVTLRIDDTPVTIEAGSSIIQAAEKAGVKIPRYCYHDKLSIAGNCRMCLVEIERSPKMAAACSMPVAPGMHVLTNTDKVKDTREGVTEFLLSNHPLDCPICDQGGECDLQEQTLRHGSDRGRFHEVTGKRAVENKAIGPLVKTSMNRCIHCTRCVRFLNDIAGAPEFGTTGRGNDLQIGTYIERNVNSELSGNIVDLCPVGALTSKPYAFKARPWELKRTETIDVLDALGSAIRVDARGAEVMRILPILNEEINEEWLSDRSRYSYDALKIQRLTKPLVLQDGGFVDATWDQALGYIAAQIAKIAPAKNEVKAVVGPLTDVESMVAMKDLVNRLDSDNLGFDVDVKSVPSADIRSNYLFNSKIEGIDECDQMLIVGSNPRFEASVLNARIRGRWLSSDLKVYHVGEKFDTTFDMTELGDTAAHLKKALSGSVGKKLASASKPMIIVGSGVLENTDSAAIEKIVKDFVKSKSNFNTPEWNGLNLLHRQASRAGALDIGFYSPSKAVSKTIPKVVFLLGADEMDASAIPKDAFVIYLGHHGDTGASLANVVLPGSAYTEKSATFVNTEGRSQMTHAATGPPGASREDWKILKALSEYLGVGLPYENIRQLRARIETIAPHLVRYESVEKTSPEIFKLGIDAVVGAPRVTNSPLINPIKNYYFADVISRNSKTMAQCVGSFGTKIDKVNDENAHAYLGVA; translated from the coding sequence ATGCTCTCACGAAGAACCATTAGTGGAATGTCTCTCCGCAGACTATTTCATAGTGCTTCATACGCACTTAAAGAAGTAACACTCAGAATAGATGACACTCCTGTAACCATAGAGGCGGGATCTTCGATCATTCAGGCAGCAGAAAAGGCTGGCGTTAAGATTCCAAGATACTGCTACCACGATAAACTTTCCATTGCCGGCAATTGCCGTATGTGCCTTGTGGAAATTGAGAGATCACCTAAAATGGCTGCCGCTTGTTCGATGCCTGTGGCTCCTGGTATGCACGTTCTCACCAATACAGATAAGGTGAAAGATACGCGTGAAGGTGTCACCGAGTTTTTACTTTCCAATCATCCTTTGGACTGTCCCATATGTGATCAGGGAGGAGAGTGTGATTTGCAGGAGCAGACTCTGCGTCATGGTTCTGACAGAGGCAGATTCCATGAGGTTACCGGTAAGAGAGCCGTTGAAAACAAGGCGATAGGTCCTTTGGTGAAAACCTCAATGAACAGATGTATCCATTGTACTCGCTGTGTTCGTTTCCTCAATGACATTGCTGGTGCTCCTGAATTCGGTACTACTGGTCGTGGTAACGACCTGCAAATTGGAACTTATATCGAGAGAAACGTTAACTCTGAACTCAGTGGTAACATTGTTGATTTGTGTCCGGTCGGTGCCCTTACCTCTAAGCCTTATGCTTTCAAAGCACGTCCATGGGAGCTCAAGAGAACTGAGACCATCGATGTGCTCGATGCATTGGGTTCTGCCATTCGTGTCGATGCTCGTGGTGCTGAAGTTATGAGAATTTTACCTATATTGAACGAGGAAATCAACGAAGAATGGCTTTCTGATAGGTCTAGATACAGTTATGATGCCTTGAAGATTCAGCGTTTGACAAAACCTCTTGTTCTTCAGGATGGTGGTTTTGTTGATGCTACCTGGGATCAGGCTTTGGGTTATATTGCTGCTCAAATTGCTAAGATTGCTCCTGCCAAGAATGAGGTCAAGGCTGTGGTTGGCCCACTAACTGATGTGGAATCTATGGTGGCCATGAAGGATTTGGTTAACAGATTGGATTCTGACAACTTGGGCTTTGATGTTGATGTTAAGTCCGTTCCTTCTGCCGATATTCGTTCCAAttatctcttcaattctaAGATCGAAGGTATTGATGAATGTGATCAAATGTTGATTGTTGGCTCCAACCCTAGATTCGAGGCTTCTGTGTTGAATGCCAGAATTAGAGGTAGATGGCTCAGCTCTGATTTGAAAGTTTATCATGTCGGTGAAAAGTTCGACACTACCTTCGATATGACCGAACTTGGTGACACTGCTGCTCATTTGAAAAAGGCCCTTTCTGGTTCTGTGGGCAAGAAACTTGCCTCTGCGTCTAAACCTATGATTATAGTTGGTTCCGGTGTGCTGGAAAATACGGATTCTGCTGCAATTGAGAAAATCGTCAAGGACTTTGTCAAATCTAAATCCAACTTCAACACCCCAGAATGGAACGGCCTCAATCTATTGCATCGCCAGGCCTCAAGAGCAGGTGCCCTTGATATTGGATTTTACTCTCCTTCCAAAGCAGTCAGTAAAACAATACCTAAGGTCGTCTTTTTACTGGGTGCCGATGAAATGGATGCTTCTGCCATTCCAAAGGATGCCTTTGTCATCTATCTGGGTCACCACGGTGATACCGGTGCTTCTTTAGCCAATGTTGTTTTACCGGGCTCTGCATACACTGAGAAATCTGCTACTTTCGTCAACACGGAGGGACGTTCACAGATGACTCATGCTGCTACAGGTCCTCCAGGTGCTTCCAGAGAAGACTGGAAAATTCTTAAGGCTCTTAGTGAATACTTGGGTGTCGGTTTACCATACGAGAATATTCGTCAACTACGTGCTCGTATTGAAACCATTGCTCCACATTTGGTTAGATACGAATCTGTCGAGAAGACGTCTCCAGAGATTTTCAAACTCGGAATCGATGCCGTTGTTGGTGCTCCTAGGGTGACGAATAGTCCTCTCATAAACCCAATCAAAAACTATTATTTCGCTGATGTCATCTCCAGGAATTCTAAGACCATGGCCCAGTGCGTGGGTAGTTTCGGTACCAAGATCGACAAGGTTAACGATGAGAACGCTCACGCCTACCTTGGTGTTGCTTAA
- a CDS encoding uncharacterized protein (EggNog:ENOG41) — protein sequence MSHIVLVKLLLSSSSASQLIKAKDRDGFTPLDLLSSDGLAHFRWLPESIGRVHRYRKPNKHELAALQASPVKELNLEARFISRDTSSLPLNTHRPLLSFLPSRGGSDILFSSLSDSSAHLNPVDPSSLKLHYGDSHYYTRLSDRISYPRIKNAVMSKFHRIILTCEPRGNIFVSGLGSNGRLGIGSSHTKSGFVPVTRLHDERIVAADVSDDHTVCLSSSNNVYTWGSNTYGQLGYYVDTDVDGIGSHIDPSQPLPRSVCLGDLKKNSERLLGVTCSKYHTVVYTRHCLYIWGLNLGQFGFTTDPTATRNDRRSETRSETRSNSTSLLKMIENVPRKLEFKHGVIRQVSATERATLVLTEKDEIHAYLHGYHARILPPLLSKIDDSNFNAFRPRVLSQRKRIVKMVTQKASSVCLLLYDNGNVTQLTMDMQSKNTGDFTKSLRFSTVWKASKRHMRCTDVDMGNDGSVIICVADGSVYKRTKRIKVKQSNSSHGAISRRYKFNRVFDVNRVVRVITDPSFDKFFFIRDEVDLLPHRMAKSCVFRDISRLSPMYELDDRHLQIRLIVDTLSEPLLLKEDTYKADFLGKTFQSLCSNNNEIGSGYNDSSDDEEEVSLKGISDKIYRAYLSRWSTSPVIPVVRLSYFDTQGISDMLQSEDLEYWLTLKDLESGSKHYDFTVVVKDDFSEHQFEMRCHKELLVQRCPVLRKLICHGGDPLQLNGISAVCESPCSLYISGKVTVRAIGIFLHFLYTDQFLDVWNHFPLGKVPAEIQRSRVSFECVSRLFGIVSPVGRTQCVSSLLEDLEQLLAGDRGDTEIILRDGTLMAPSFLLSCRSAYFETILSETWTEVVPGQRTLHIPEASVIQFRAILRYFAGCDYLSLFEGLKVENAEEFCNFCLDLIDIANEFLLDELSDICQLCLKDFITLDNYEVLLVRAYQADARKLFENCLWFVYNNLGLLLFDSDSLVADVNSFDKSFWLCVDAGIKWFDSLKHTASIKEIYNRKEESSSPFVKSPNTLIMEFMSDIKSFDSHFVHPLLWDALGSFKEEDDLMDVAFSRRRSSSKAKEKEEEKEKPLYGIHHALVPGSMPSSASLDRQLDSRHGESFTSTDSFGSESAIADDFESVGGDDFVVISGGNNRRCRSSANRRSPDSGNGRPQLASVSISESSSVSRRQSSTGMGSMAMSASTSSTVSSLPSLDEALKSREKRSSYTPKYKYRPSSASSTARLSQKERKKKELSHEAKPESVTPVPTSIAPAPWTGSSTWKTATPVPVALQFPPTGSSVPAVASSGKQMSAWQERPKVAAKVSLTMPDTPVGSVTSFDSVLLEEKMNKEIQQSSMNQRVSLEDVQREEEFARWWEEESAKVQNEMRRGKENAKKAQKKNHRKVKNSGQYPRQGLHGEHNERAHQTT from the exons ATGTC GCACATTGTCTTGGtcaaactgcttctttcatcatcttctgcctctCAATTGATCAAGGCAAAGGATAGAGATGGTTTCACGCCTTTAGACCTGCTCAGCAGTGACGGTCTTGCACATTTCAGATGGCTTCCTGAGAGTATCGGTCGTGTTCATAGGTATAGAAAGCCTAATAAACATGAATTGGCAGCATTGCAGGCTTCTCCAGTAAAAGAACTCAACCTTGAGGCTAGATTTATCTCCAGAGACACTTCCTCACTGCCCTTGAATACACATAGACCcttactttcttttcttccttcccGTGGTGGTTCCgatattcttttctccagCTTATCTGATTCGTCTGCGCATTTAAACCCTGTCGATCCATCATCTCTCAAGCTCCATTATGGAGATTCTCATTATTATACTCGTCTCAGTGACCGGATTTCTTACCCACGTATCAAAAATGCAGTCATGTCCAAGTTCCATCGTATTATACTTACATGTGAACCCCGTGGTAATATATTTGTCTCTGGTCTGGGATCCAACGGACGGCTTGGAATCGGTTCCAGCCATACTAAGAGTGGCTTTGTACCTGTTACCAGGCTTCATGATGAGAGGATCGTCGCTGCTGATGTCTCTGATGATCACACAGTTTGTCTAAGTTCCTCCAACAATGTCTACACCTGGGGTTCTAACACTTATGGTCAGCTAGGATATTATGTTGATACTGATGTGGACGGTATTGGATCTCATATAGACCCCAGTCAACCTCTTCCTCGCTCTGTCTGTCTGGGTGACTTAAAGAAGAATTCTGAGAGGCTCTTGGGCGTTACTTGTTCCAAGTATCATACAGTTGTTTACACTCGACACTGTCTCTATATCTGGGGGTTAAATCTAGGGCAATTTGGATTTACTACCGATCCCACAGCGACGAGAAACGATAGAAGATCTGAAACCAGATCTGAAACCAGATCTaattcaacttctttgttgaaaatgatcGAGAACGTTCCTCGAAAGTTGGAGTTTAAACATGGTGTCATCAGGCAGGTGAGTGCGACTGAAAGGGCCACCCTTGTACTTACAGAGAAGGACGAAATCCACGCTTATTTGCATGGATATCATGCAAGAATTCTTCCACCTTTACTTAGTAAGATAGATGACAGCAACTTCAATGCTTTCAGACCTCGTGTCCTTTCCCAGAGAAAACGGATCGTGAAAATGGTTACTCAGAAAGCGTCTTCTGTCTGTTTGCTGCTTTATGACAACGGAAATGTAACCCAACTTACTATGGATATGCAGAGTAAGAACACTGGCGATTTCACTAAGTCACTACGGTTTTCTACTGTTTGGAAGGCTTCCAAAAGGCATATGAGATGTACAGATGTTGATATGGGCAACGACGGATCCGTGATAATCTGTGTTGCCGACGGTTCCGTGTATAAACGAaccaaaagaatcaaagtCAAACAATCTAATTCGAGTCATGGTGCCATTTCCAGACGATACAAATTCAATCGTGTCTTCGACGTCAACAGGGTTGTCAGAGTAATTACTGATCCATCTTTTgacaagttcttctttattagAGACGAAGTGGATCTTTTGCCTCATAGAATGGCGAAAAGTTGTGTTTTTAGGGATATTTCTCGACTATCTCCTATGTACGAACTTGATGATCGGCATTTACAGATCCGTCTGATTGTGGATACTTTGAGCGAACCTCTATTACTCAAAGAGGATACTTATAAGGCGGATTTCTTAGGTAAAACATTTCAAAGTTTGTGCTCCAATAACAACGAAATTGGATCAGGCTACAATGATTCcagtgatgatgaagaggaggtcTCGCTCAAAGGAATCTCAGACAAGATTTATAGAGCCTATTTGTCCCGATGGTCGACTTCGCCGGTAATTCCTGTGGTTCGCCTATCCTACTTCGATACACAGGGAATTTCAGATATGCTTCAATCGGAAGATCTCGAGTACTGGCTCACCTTGAAGGATCTCGAATCGGGGAGCAAGCATTACGATTTTACCGTAGTGGTGAAAGATGATTTTTCTGAACATCAATTCGAGATGAGGTGTCACAAAGAGCTACTTGTTCAGAGATGTCCTGTGCTAAGGAAGCTCATATGTCATGGAGGTGATCCTTTGCAACTCAACGGCATTAGTGCTGTGTGTGAAAGCCCTTGCTCACTGTATATCTCTGGTAAAGTGACGGTTCGAGCCATAGGAATATTCCTTCACTTCTTATATACCGATCAGTTTTTGGACGTCTGGAACCATTTTCCTCTTGGCAAAGTTCCTGCTGAGATACAGAGATCTCGAGTTTCTTTTGAATGCGTTTCTCGCTTGTTCGGGATTGTGAGTCCTGTTGGTAGAACGCAATGTGTTAGCTCGTTACTCGAAGATTTAGAACAGTTACTTGCTGGTGATAGAGGAGATACTGAGATAATACTCCGAGACGGGACTTTGATGGCACCTTCGTTTTTGCTGTCCTGCAGAAGTGCTTACTTTGAAACAATTCTCTCAGAGACGTGGACAGAAGTAGTTCCTGGCCAACGTACTTTGCACATTCCGGAAGCCTCTGTTATACAGTTCCGGGCTATACTTCGATATTTTGCCGGTTGTGATTATTTGTCACTCTTTGAAGGGCTTAAAGTGgaaaatgcagaagaattCTGCAACTTTTGTCTCGATTTGATCGATATAGCAAACGAATTTCTTCTAGATGAACTATCCGATATCTGCCAACTGTGTCTAAAAGATTTCATTACGCTTGATAACTATGAAGTACTATTAGTGCGGGCATATCAAGCTGATGCTAGAAAGTTGTTTGAAAACTGTCTTTGGTTTGTCTACAATAACTTGGGACTGCTCCTATTTGATAGCGACTCTTTAGTGGCAGACGTTAATTCGTTTGACAAGTCGTTTTGGCTCTGTGTTGATGCCGGAATCAAGTGGTTTGATAGCTTGAAGCATACTGCCAGTATCAAGGAGATTTACAACCGGAAGGaagaatcatcttcaccttttGTCAAAAGTCCTAATACGCTAATTATGGAGTTTATGTCAGACATAAAGTCTTTTGATAGCCATTTTGTGCATCCGCTTTTATGGGATGCGTTGggttctttcaaagaagaagacgatcTTATGGATGTAGCATTTAGTAGAAGAAGGTCGTCTTCCAAGGccaaagagaaggaagaggagaaggaaaaacCATTGTATGGTATTCATCATGCTCTAGTTCCTGGCTCAATGCCAAGTTCGGCGTCCTTGGATAGGCAATTGGACTCACGACACGGCGAATCGTTTACGAGTACCGATTCGTTTGGAAGCGAGTCTGCTATTGCTGACGACTTCGAGTCTGTTGGAGGAGACGACTTTGTGGTCATAAGTGGAGGCAACAATAGAAGATGCCGGTCATCAGCAAATCGTCGTAGCCCAGATTCAGGAAATGGCAGACCGCAGTTAGCAAGTGTTTCTATTTCCGAGTCGAGTTCGGTCAGCAGACGCCAGAGCAGTACAGGAATGGGTTCAATGGCTATGTCAGCTTCGACATCGTCTACGGTGTCGTCTTTGCCCTCTCTTGATGAAGCATTAAAGTCCAGAGAGAAGCGGTCTTCGTATACTCCGAAGTATAAATATAGGCCATCGTCGGCATCTTCTACAGCTCGTTTGTCGCAGAAAGAGcgtaagaagaaagaattgagTCACGAGGCAAAGCCTGAAAGTGTTACACCTGTTCCCACATCTATAGCACCTGCACCATGGACTGGAAGCTCGACTTGGAAGACAGCTACTCCTGTGCCTGTAGCATTGCAGTTTCCACCCACTGGAAGTAGTGTTCCGGCGGTTGCAAGTTCCGGAAAGCAGATGTCTGCTTGGCAGGAGAGGCCTAAAGTGGCAGCAAAGGTGTCTTTGACGATGCCAGATACACCAGTAGGATCGGTCACCTCGTTTGACTCTGtgcttcttgaagagaaaatgaaTAAGGAAATTCAGCAGAGTAGCATGAATCAGAGAGTTTCATTGGAAGATGTTCAACGAGAAGAGGAATTCGCTAGATGgtgggaagaagaaagtgcaAAGGTTCAAAATGAGATGAGAAGAGGCAAAGAGAATGCCAAAAAGGctcaaaaaaagaatcaTCGTAAGGTCAAAAATAGCGGTCAGTACCCTCGTCAAGGACTACATGGTGAGCACAATGAGAGAGCCCATCAAACTACCTGA
- a CDS encoding uncharacterized protein (BUSCO:EOG093421L1~EggNog:ENOG41) gives MFSFISRIYQEYLHSRKIGNDLPNLDTRLDPLISIRKFRDSLTVSHCVQNTIVTITILFAFYFMELPIWAKILMLFTLLCLVLVPLTAQFFGYSLPVLSWVFLFFTSKYIPLSMKEPITVTVLPAVETILYADNLSQILASYTCTLLDIVAWIPYGLVHFAMPFIVAGLIWILAPPKTLRNFAWAFGFMNLIGVVIQDLLFPSAPPWYKVLHGLEKANYSIKGSPGGLGRIDAILGFELYTTNFTNSPLIFGALPSLHSACATMDCLWLCYLFPSFTPLWCFYVLWMWFSTMYLTHHYFVDLVAGSCLAVTLFGIVQISGNLPINDKLCRWSYETIDYYDALEHDPLRERTDVLMDTFSEMTSSIDHHSDQSDHSDQPDTPEADPDHFVVDSESDTDSYSYSNINSASYNMLH, from the coding sequence atgttctccttcatcaGCCGGATCTACCAGGAATATCTTCATTCCCGGAAGATCGGCAATGATCTGCCCAACTTGGATACTCGCTTGGATCCTCTTATCTCTATCCGTAAGTTCCGAGATAGCCTCACAGTATCACACTGTGTCCAGAATACCATAGTCACCATTACCATTCTATTCGCTTTCTACTTCATGGAATTGCCCATTTGGGCCAAGATATTGATGCTTTTCACCTTGTTATGCTTAGTGTTGGTGCCACTTACAGCTCAGTTCTTCGGCTACAGTTTGCCGGTACTAAGTTGGGTCTTTCTATTCTTCACGTCCAAATACATCCCGTTGTCCATGAAAGAACCGATAACTGTCACTGTTCTCCCTGCCGTGGAAACAATTCTCTATGCGGACAACTTGTCGCAGATTTTGGCCTCATACACCTGCACCTTACTTGACATTGTCGCCTGGATACCCTACGGTCTCGTTCATTTTGCTATGCCTTTTATTGTCGCCGGACTAATATGGATCTTGGCTCCTCCCAAGACCCTTCGCAACTTTGCATGGGCATTCGGTTTTATGAATTTGATTGGTGTCGTCATTCAGGACCTTCTTTTCCCCTCTGCTCCGCCATGGTATAAAGTTCTTCATGGTTTAGAGAAGGCCAATTACTCTATAAAGGGTTCTCCAGGTGGTTTAGGTAGAATAGATGCCATCTTGGGCTTCGAATTATACACTACAAACTTCACCAACTCTCCACTTATCTTTGGAGCTTTGCCGTCACTTCATTCGGCTTGCGCCACAATGGATTGTCTTTGGTTGTGTTAtttatttccttctttcactCCTCTCTGGTGTTTCTATGTTCTATGGATGTGGTTTTCCACTATGTACCTCACCCATCATTATTTTGTTGACTTGGTTGCGGGTAGTTGTCTTGCCGTTACCCTTTTTGGAATTGTTCAGATCTCTGGTAATCTGCCTATAAATGACAAGCTTTGTCGTTGGAGTTATGAGACTATAGATTATTACGATGCTCTGGAACATGATCCATTACGTGAACGCACTGATGTGTTGATGGATACGTTCAGTGAGATGACTAGTTCGATAGATCATCATTCTGACCAATCTGACCACTCTGACCAACCTGACACACCTGAAGCTGACCCTGACCACTTCGTCGTAGACAGTGAAAGTGACACTGATAGCTACAGTTATAGCAATATCAACTCGGCATCCTACAACATGCTCCATTGA
- the PDX3 gene encoding pyridoxamine-phosphate oxidase (BUSCO:EOG09342SE5), translated as MSEENSKPIIFAPQTYQYQKGTLNEKDVTADPIDQFTAWFKEAQDDPTEKIPEAVSLSTASLPSGRVSCRIVLFKELDKRGFMVFSNFDTSKKKQDLDTNKYAAITFFWRNLQRQVRIEGIVEDVGYEVSSHYYQTRPRGSKIGAHASMQSSVLKNGREELQDKINSYGDKFKDTPDNEIPCPEKWGGIRIVPLEIEFWQGRQSRLHDRITYRRDTIDGDWKTYRLAP; from the coding sequence ATGTCTGAAGAAAACAGTAAGCCCATCATCTTTGCTCCGCAAACATATCAGTACCAAAAAGGTACTCTGAATGAGAAAGACGTAACTGCTGATCCTATAGATCAATTTACTGCATGGTTTAAGGAAGCCCAAGACGATCCAACAGAAAAAATCCCAGAGGCAGTGTCGTTAAGTACAGCTAGTCTTCCATCAGGCCGAGTTTCCTGCCGTATAGTGTTGTTCAAGGAGTTGGATAAAAGAGGATTTATGGTCTTCTCCAACTTTGATACctcaaaaaagaagcaggatCTCGACACTAATAAATATGCGGCCATCACGTTTTTCTGGAGAAATCTACAGAGACAGGTTCGTATAGAAGGTATTGTGGAGGATGTGGGCTATGAGGTGTCGTCACATTATTATCAGACCAGGCCTAGAGGCTCGAAGATTGGAGCCCATGCATCGATGCAGTCGTCAGTGTTGAAAAATGGCCGTGAAGAATTGCAGGATAAAATCAACAGTTATGGTGATAAGTTTAAGGATACGCCGGACAATGAGATTCCTTGTCCGGAGAAATGGGGTGGAATTAGAATTGTTCCATTAGAAATCGAGTTCTGGCAGGGAAGACAGAGCCGTCTTCACGACAGAATCACCTACAGAAGAGACACTATAGATGGAGATTGGAAAACCTACAGACTAGCACCATGA
- a CDS encoding uncharacterized protein (CAZy:AA6), whose translation MAKIAIIIYSLYHHIAELAETVKSGVEAAGSTADIFQVQETLSKELLAQLGAPERPNYPIASNETLTSYDGFLFGIPTRYGSMPSQLKAYFDGTGGLWANGALYHKPVGIFVSTGTGSGREMTVVNTLSILAHHGMIFVPLGYAKCFADVANVTEPHGASAWGAGCLAGGDGSRKPSALELRVAKVQGEEFAKAASKLAN comes from the coding sequence ATGGCTAAAATCGCTATCATCATCTATTCTTTGTACCACCATATTGCCGAGTTGGCCGAGACTGTCAAGTCAGGTGTCGAGGCTGCCGGTTCTACTGCAGACATTTTCCAAGTTCAAGAAACTCTCTCTAAGGAACTTCTCGCACAGCTTGGTGCTCCCGAGAGACCAAACTACCCAATTGCTAGCAACGAAACTCTTACTTCGTACGATGGCTTTTTGTTTGGTATTCCAACCAGATACGGTAGTATGCCATCCCAATTGAAGGCTTACTTCGATGGTACTGGAGGTTTATGGGCCAATGGTGCTTTATACCACAAGCCAGTTGGAATCTTTGTTTCCACTGGTACCGGCTCTGGTAGAGAGATGACTGTTGTTAACACCTTGTCTATTTTGGCTCATCACGGTATGATTTTCGTTCCTCTTGGTTACGCCAAATGTTTTGCTGACGTTGCTAATGTGACTGAACCTCATGGCGCTTCTGCCTGGGGTGCCGGATGTTTGGCTGGTGGAGATGGTTCTAGAAAGCCATCTGCTCTTGAATTGAGAGTTGCAAAAgttcaaggagaagagttTGCCAAGGCTGCTTCCAAATTGGCTAATTAG